GGTTTTAGTTTTCCTGTTCCATCCTGCTGCCTCCTTATTTCCTACAGAGGGTCCCCAGACCCAGTGGTGCATGAGAATGAACCACGACACAACCCCCACTGTGCTCCTTGCCTTTCTTGTACCTGACAGCTGGGCATccactgctgctggtggtgcagcTGCTGTTTGTGAGCTTTGTAGACTTAGGCCAGGGAGAAGTCAGTGTCTCCTGAAGTCCAGAGTAACCTGTGTAGAAGTCAGCGCATCCTGAGAGTGCCATAGGAAGTCGGTCGCCAGCCCCTCCAcagcacacgcaaacacacacccatCGAGATGGCAGTCCAGCACGTGTGCCGTTAATTCCCATGTCTGAGGAACGTAGCTGTCCACTGTTTGACTCTCCCGTGTTCGCAGTCTCAAAACACCTGCTTCTCTGTCTGACCTTTAAGCAAATGCATCAAAGGTCAAGTGGCCTGACCTCTGACTGTCTGTTTACATAACAGGCTTCTGCATCTGCTGGAGGGAAGTCACCAGAGGGAAGAAAGCCCAGCACATTGCAGAAGGTCAAAGGTGAGTCCTGGCTAGGGTTGGAAGGGTGGGACTCTGGCAGCAGGGAAGGAGCTGCCAGGCCTCCCTCAGGGCAATCAGGACAACCCATCACAGACTGTCCACAGTCCAGCCTGATCCAAAAGTCCCTCAATTCCCCGGTGATCCTAGATTGTGTCAGGTTGTGAGTGAAAACTTAGCATTAAGGGTCTCTGTCAGAAAGGATGTGGTTCAAGTGTGTGATGGGAGCATAGGCAGAGTGTCTGAGGCCCAACCATATGTCCACGGAACTACTTGCGGATCCAGGAGCTGCTACTTGCTGTCAGTTTAGGATGCTACAGAAATTATAACCAATGGGGTGCCTGACATTTggacacttgggaggtggtggcaagaTCAGAaggtcaaagtcatccttggccacgTGGGCTCCATTGAACCAGGGTgtgcatgagaccctatctcaaaacacaggaaCAAAAATTTCTCTGTTCCCACGTGGGGATGAGAACAGCACATGGGCCTGGCTAGGGTGTTCTCATGTGCGGCGTGAGCACCTCCTGAAGACGGGCCAGTCAGGAGTCAGGACCTGCCTGGCCTAAACAGGTGCTCACCAAAAGGGACTGACTAGGGTTAGGGTGTATGCAgacattttatttggattttggcTTCTGATGGATGAACCACAGCTGCCGGTTGGCCCTTGGTGCACAGGATGCCCCTGGCTAGCATCTAGTTGGCCCAGAGGTCTGCAGTACCAAAGCTGAGGAacgttgtttgttggtttttgtttttgtcattttgtcgTCATTGGTTCTTGTTCCTGATGCCTTGGCACATTTGATGTCCGAGGACAACTCTGGAGTTCtctccctccagcttcctgcgAGTTCAGGGATCAAGCGCGTCATCGGGCTTGCCAGGCAAGGAAGCATCTTTATGGGCTCAGCCAGCCAAACCATCccatttttttgacacagggcctcATGTACCCTTGACTGGCCCAAAAGGAACGACACACCTTCCCCAGAAAAGACAGGTGAGCACTGGGGAGCAGACGGTGGGTAGGTCTGACTCCGGGCAGCCAGTCCTCCAGGATGGAGGCTAGGGCTGTGGTGTCCATGGGTCCTTGCTCAGGTCAGTGTGCCCATATACTGAGTGGGGAGACACCCATACACTTCTGGGCAAGGTGTGACCTGACTCCATCCTCAGCCCCGCGGACACCATTTGAACCTATAAAGTGCACAGAGGTTGGGGTTCTGCCATGCCCGGAAGAGCCAGGTcaacatggcttactgggaattgaacagcaGGACCCTTGCAGGATCTACAGGAGACCATGGACATGATGGAGTCGCAGACACTGCTGCTGACCCTGCTGTCTGTGAAGGTGAGCTTAACTGGGACTCACGAAACAGCGTGTGTCCTCtgtcacctcccccaccccacctgagtTGGTCTTGCGACCCACAGATGGAAAACAACCTGGCTGTGTTGGAGGAGAAGGCTGAGAAGGACTTGGTGGCCTTATGCCATGAGAAGGAGCGTCTACAGCAGCAGGTGCTGGAGCTGCGGcgccagctgctgctccagcagaaGCATCAGGAGCTGGCTACCATCCTGGATGCCCAGGTGGGTTTGAGCATGCTCCTGAGGCTAGGGGTGCATGAGGGAGCCAGGATCAGGATGCCACCACTTACATTCTGCCCGCCCTGCTTAGGCTCCTGATACGAATGTGGTACTCTGTATgggacacctgtctctgccacacagTCTGCAGAATACTTGGCACCTGCCAGCATTGATGTTGTCCCACCGTGGAGCTTAGCATAGCAACAGGGCCCCGTCCAGGGCAGGTCAGAGGGGGTCCTGTTACCTGGAAGCTGGCCCTTCTTGTGCGAGTGAGCGGTGTGTCTTACAGTGTCCCCTTCTGCCTGCAGATGGAGGTGCTGGGCCCTCTCGAGGCTGTAGCAAAGCGCTTCAAGGAGCAATACAAGACACTGGCCACAGCCTTGGACGCCACACGACATGAGCTTCCCGTGCAGGGCATCCACATGCAGGGAAGTGGGCAGGAACTCCTAGGTAAGAACAGCCTTGCTGTGTGGCATTGCCTCAGCAGGAAGGAGCCTCAAGTCTCACATGCACCATATTCTAGGTGCCTCTACCCTGGGGTGGTGTTGGAACCCGTGTGGACCAAGTAGGACACAGGCAGCTGAGTCACGATTCCAACCCCACGCTGGACCTCACAGCTGGAAGACTCTGGGGGCAGGGTGACCTATCTACCGGCCCTGAGTCCTCTGGGGGCAGGGTGACCTATCTACCGGCCCTGAGTCCTCTGGGGGCAGGGTGACCTATCTACCGGCCCTGAGCCCTGGGCCCTACCAACAGGGTGGAGGTGTTGAGAGGTCATTTGAGGGATTCTCTGGAGCAGACATCCTCCTTAGGACTTTTTAGCTGCACAGGGTTTACTCTGCCTGGGCTACGTAACAAATGAAAAAGGTATGGTGACCTACATTTATTGTCTGACTCTTGGgaggctgtgagttccaggccagcctgagctacaacacagtgagaccctggctccatAAAAGAGCATAGTGTTGACCTGGAAGCTGTAGCGATCCTCCTAGCAAACTGCCCCTCGCAAGTCTGTACCCAGCAAAACCCCAGCACTGACGGTGAGGTGAGGACACGACACAGCAGGAACAGGTCCTTTAACCCTCATGACCTTGCTGggttgtgtgtggtgcaggtctgTGCCTGGGACACACAGCTGCTACAGATACCAGAACCTCAGCTCTTTAGATCCGGAGGCCAGGAAGTGCAGGTCCAAGCCACATCTGGCAGGTGCATCCTGCTTGTCGCTCGTAGTGGAAGGACAGAGGGTGAGAGAACAGAGCAGTGGCTTGCAGCCTGAAGCCCCAGCTCCCCTGGTCCACAGGAGTCTACTGGGCAGCAGTCACAGAAGCACCTGTGCGCTCCCCACTGGGTTtgccttcccagcatgcacttggcACCCACACTCCAGGGACGAGTGAGATCTCCTAAGATCCCTCCCTATGGCCCTGTTCCCTGAGTGTGAGAGAAGAGCCAACGCTGCACAACTCAAACAGCTGCTGCTTTGGGCACCGGAGTTCTGCTAACAGCCTGTATCTCCACAGATGATCTGGAGCCGGCCCTAAAGACCACCCTGCAGCTCCTGGGCGAGCTGGGC
This sequence is a window from Microtus pennsylvanicus isolate mMicPen1 chromosome 13 unlocalized genomic scaffold, mMicPen1.hap1 SUPER_13_unloc_1, whole genome shotgun sequence. Protein-coding genes within it:
- the LOC142842104 gene encoding HAUS augmin-like complex subunit 8, translated to MADSSERDAGKPAATGAPKTKGRRVQGGRVVESRYLQYEKKTKKASASAGGKSPEGRKPSTLQKVKGPHVPLTGPKGTTHLPQKRQDLQETMDMMESQTLLLTLLSVKMENNLAVLEEKAEKDLVALCHEKERLQQQVLELRRQLLLQQKHQELATILDAQMEVLGPLEAVAKRFKEQYKTLATALDATRHELPVQGIHMQGSGQELLDDLEPALKTTLQLLGELGISSPDASGQVPDTSAQVSRLLEELRDLITKKDQELYRIFSLAMELSSQASKEAALMNQEVWEEAQGTPSCSQWYFGP